TGCTCTCGCTGGAAGCCGGCGACCTGCCGACGGCCTCGCTGCGCCATCAACCCACGCTCCCCGAGAGCGGCTTCGCGTGGCGCGCCTGCACGCTCCCCGAAGCGCTGGAGGCCGTGCGCGGCGGTGAGGCCGACTGCGTGCTGCTGGACCTGGACCTGCCGGGCTCGGCCGGGCCGGATGCGGTGCGCGCCATGGCCGCCGCCGCCCCGCACGTGCCCGTGGTGGTGCTCTCCGGCGCGCCCGGCGGCGAGGCCGCGCTGCTGGCCGCGCGCGAAGGCGCGCATGACCTCGTGCCCAAGGCCGAGGCGACGCCCGCCATGCTGGGCCGCGCCATCCGCTACGCGGTGGAGCGCATGCGGCAGCAGCGCGAGCTGGCCCGCCGCGCCGCGCGGGAAGGCTCGCTCGCCGAGCTGGGCCGCGCCGCCGTGGCGGCCGACGACCCCGGCGCCCTGGTTGACCGCGCTCTGGGCGAGCTGCGCCGCGCGTTGGACGCGGACTTCACGGGCCTGTTCGAGCCGCTGCCGGGCGGAGGCATGCTGCTGCGCGCCGGCGACGGCTGGCCGGGCGGCGACCCCGGCTCGCTTACTCTCCCGGACGACGGCGGCGCCCTGTTCCGCGTGCTGGCGTCGGGTGCCCTCGCCGTGCAGGAGTGGGACGACCAGACACCGGCGCCGACCCCGTTCGCCGAGCGCGGCGCCCGCGCCTGCGTGGCCGTGCCCGTGCCGGGGCGCGGCGGGCCGGCGGGCGTGCTGGTGGCGTGCTCGCGCACCCCCGGCGCGTTCGCGGACGGCGACGGGCCGTTCCTAGAGGCCGCCGCCTCGGTGCTGGGCCTGGCCGCCGAGCGCGTGCGCTCCGAGGCCGCCTCCCGAGAGCTGGCCGGGGAGCAGGCCGCCCGCGCCCAGGCCGAGGCCGTGCAGCGCCGGTTCGTGGAGCTCGTGCAGGACCTGGACGCCATCGTCTGGGAGATGGACTCCGGCACCGGCCGCTTCACCTTCGTGAGCGACCACGCCGAGGCCGTGCTGGGCTACCCCGTGCGCGAGTGGCTCACCGACGCCGGCTTCTGGGCCGCGCACATCCACCCGCAGGACCGCGCCGCCGCCCTCGCCTTCCTGCGCGCGGCCGCCGAGCGGGGGACGGACCACGAGTTCGAGTACCGCATGCTGGCGCACGACGGGCGCGTGGTGTGGGTGCGCGACCTGGTGCGCGCGGTGCCCGCCCCCGGCGGCGGCGCCCCCGTGCTGCGCGGCGTGATGGTGGACGTGACCGCCCTCAAGCGCGCAGACGCCTCGCTGGCCGCCAGCGAAGAGCGCTTCCGCACGCTGGCGGGCTCGCTCGAGGACGTGGTCTTCACCCTGGACCGCGACCTCCGCCACGTGGGCGTCTTCGGGCGGTGGCCGCAGCGCTACGGGCTCACGCCCGCGCACTTCCTGGGCAGGCCCATCAGCCAGCACTTCGGCCCCGACGCCTCGGGCGTGCACGAGGACGCCGCGCGCCGGGCGCTGCGGGGCGAGGCCGCCGTGTACGACTGGGAGACGCGGCTGGGCGGGCGCGCCGTGCACTTCCAGACCCGCATGTCGCCGCTCACCGACGCCTCGGGCGCGGTGGTGGGCGTGGTGGGCGTGGGCCGCGACGTCACCGAGCAGCGCCTGGCCGAGCGCGCCGTGCGCGAGAGCGAGGAGCGCTTCCGCGCCGTCTTCCGCACCTCGGCCGTCGGCATCGTGCTCTCGGGGTTCGACGGGCGCATCGAGCGGGCGAACCCCGCCTTCGGCGCCATCGTGGGCCGCGAGCCGGCCGAGCTGGCGCGGATGCCGTGGATCCGGCTCACCCACCCCGACGACGTGGAGCCCAACCTCGCGTACGTGCGCGAGATGGAGCGGGGCCTGCGCGACACCTTCCAGCTGGAGAAGCGCTACCTGCGGGCCGACGGCACCGCCGTGTGGGGCCGCCTCTCCGCATCGGCCGTGCGGGACGCCGAAGGGCGGCCCCAGCACATGGTGGCGATGATCGAGGACGTCACCGAGGCGCGCCGGGCCCGCGAGGCGCTCGAGGAGTCGCAGCGCTTCCTCCGCTCCACGCTCGACGCGCTGGCCTCGCAGATCGCCATCCTCGACGAGCGCGGCGTGATCCTGGAGGTGAACGACGCCTGGCGGCGCTTCGGCGAGTCGGACGGCGGCACCGCCCCGCTGGAGGCGGGCGCCGACTACCTCGCCGCCTGTGGCGCCGAGACCGCGGCGGGCATCCGCGGAGTGCTGCGCGGCGAGCGCGACGAGTTCCGCACGCAGTACGAGTGCGGCGGGCCCGAGGGGCGGCGCTGGTTCATGATGCGCGTGACCCACTTCGCCGGCCCCGGCCCCATGCGGCTGGTGGTGAGCCACATCGAGGTGTCGGAGCGGCGCCGGGCCGAGGCCGCCCTGCGCGAGAGCGAGGAGCGCTTCCGGGCGCTGGTGGAGAACCTCACCGACGTGATCTCGGTGATGGCGCCCGACGGCACCCTCCTCTCCGTCTCCGGCTCGGCGGTGCGCACCCTCGGCTACGACCCCGCCGACCTGGAGGGCCGCAACGCCTTCGACCTGGTGCATCCCGACGACCTGGAGACGACCCGCCGCGTGGTGGCCGAGGCGATGGCCGACCCCGGCGCGGCGCACGGCATGGAGTACCGCCTGTGCCACGCGGCGGGCGAGTGGCGCGTGCTGGAGTCGGTGATCACCAGCCTGCTCGACAACCCCGCGGTGGGCGGCGTGGTGATCAACTCGCGCGACGTCACCGAGCGCAACGAGGCCGAGGCCGCGCGCCGCGAGAGCGAGGAGCGCTTCCGCTCCTTCTTCGACCACAGCATCGACGCCGTGCTGCTCACGCTGGCCACGGGGCCGGTCGTGCAGGCCAACCCCGCCGCGCTGCGGCTCTTCGGGTACACCGAAGAGGAGATGCTGCGCACCGACCGGCTGCAGCTCACCGACCCGGCCGACCCGCGCGTGGCCGAGGGGATGGCGCACCGGCAGCGCACGGGCAGCTTCCGCGGCGAGATCACGCTGCGCCGCCGCGACGGCAGCGTCTTCCCCGGCGAGATCGCCACGGCCGAGTTCCTGGGGCACGACGGCGTGCCCAACGTGAGCATCGTGGTGCGCGACGCGACCGAGCGGAACCGCGCCGAGGCCGCCGCCCGCCGCATGGCCGCCATCGTGGAGGCCAGCACCGACGCCATCTTCGGCGAGGCGCTCGACGGCACCGTCACCAGCTGGAACGCCGGCGCCGAGCGCATCTACGGCTGGACCGCGGCAGAGATCGTGGGCACCTCCATCGACTGCGTGGTGCCCCCCGAGCTGCGCGACGAGTCCGACTCGCTGCGGGCGCGCGCCGTGGCGGGCGAGCGCATCGTGGAGCACGAGACGGTGCGCCTGCGCCGCGACGGCCGGCGGCTGCGCATCTCCCTGACCGTCTCGCCGCTGGTGGACGAGCGCGGCGTGGTGGCCGGCATCGCCGCCGTGGCGCGCGACGTCACCGGCGAGCGGCAGCTTCAGGAGCAGCTGCGGCAGGCGCAGAAGATGGAGGCCGTGGGGCGGCTGGCGGGCGGCGTGGCGCACGACTTCAACAACCTGCTCACCGCCATCTCCGGCAACGCCGAGATGCTGCTGATGGACATGGCGCCCGAGGACCCGCTGCGCGCCGACGTAGAGGAGATCCGCGCCGCCGGCCGCCGCGCCGCCGCGCTCACCCGGCAGCTGCTGGCCTTCTCGCGCCGCCAGGTGCTGCAGCCCCAGGTGCTGGACCTGAACCGCCACGTCGCCGAGATGGAGCGCCTGCTCACCCGCCTCATCGGCGAGGACGTGCGGCTGCGCACCCGCCTGGACCCGTCGCTGGCCGCCGTGCGCGCCGACCCAGGCCAGCTGGAGCAGGTGGTCATGAACCTGGTGGTGAACGCCCGCGACGCCATGCCCGGCGGCGGCACGCTGGAGCTGGCCACCGCCAACCTCGCCATCGGCGAGGCGCCTCCGCCCGGCATCCCGTACTACGTGCGTGGCGGCGAGTTCGTGCGTCTCACCGTGTCCGACACGGGCACGGGGATGGACGAGACCACGCTCTCGCACCTCTTCGAGCCGTTCTTCACCACCAAGCCGCAGGGGCGCGGCACCGGGCTGGGCCTGTCCACCGTGTACGGCATCATCAAGCAGAGCGACGGCTACGTGTGGGCCGAGAGCCGGCCGGGCGGCGGCACCGTCTTCACCATCCTGCTCCCGCGCGCGAACGAGGACGCGGCGCCCGCCGTTCCCGCACCGGCGCGCGTGCAACTGCGCGGCACGGGCACGGTGCTGCTGGTGGAGGACGACCCGGCCGTGCGCGGCATGATCCACCGCGTGCTGGACCGCAGCGGCTACGTGGTCATCGAAGCCGACGACGGCGAGCAGGCGCTGCGCCTGGCCGCCGCCCACCACGGGCCCATCGACCTGATGCTCACCGACGTGGTGATGCCGGGGATGAGCGGGCGCGAGCTGGCCCGGCACCTCGCGCCGCTGCGGCCCGAGACGCGTGTGCTGTACGCCAGCGGCTACACCGACGACGCCATCGCCCACCACGGTGTGCTGGAGGCCGGCATGAACCTCATCGAGAAGCCCTTCTCGCCGGACGCCCTCATCCGCCGCGTCCAGGAGCTCATCGGCGGGGGCGAATAGCCTTCGGCAGATGAACGACGGGTCGGTCGGGGGAGATCGGTTCGGTAGATGTCGGGCGTTTCGGTAGATGTCGGACGGGTCGGTTGATGCGGCTCGGTAGATGTCGGGCGGGCCGGTGGATGCGGCTCGTAGACGTGCGGGGCAGTTCGGCGGATACGCAATCGGGAGATGCACGGCGGCCCATCCACCGCCCCGCATCTCCCGATCTCTCGTTCGCCCGAGGAGGATCTGCGTGCCGGCGCGTGCCGCGAACACGGTGCCCGTCCGAGGCGGCCCTCGC
The Longimicrobiaceae bacterium genome window above contains:
- a CDS encoding PAS domain S-box protein, with amino-acid sequence MTAPLRVLSLEAGDLPTASLRHQPTLPESGFAWRACTLPEALEAVRGGEADCVLLDLDLPGSAGPDAVRAMAAAAPHVPVVVLSGAPGGEAALLAAREGAHDLVPKAEATPAMLGRAIRYAVERMRQQRELARRAAREGSLAELGRAAVAADDPGALVDRALGELRRALDADFTGLFEPLPGGGMLLRAGDGWPGGDPGSLTLPDDGGALFRVLASGALAVQEWDDQTPAPTPFAERGARACVAVPVPGRGGPAGVLVACSRTPGAFADGDGPFLEAAASVLGLAAERVRSEAASRELAGEQAARAQAEAVQRRFVELVQDLDAIVWEMDSGTGRFTFVSDHAEAVLGYPVREWLTDAGFWAAHIHPQDRAAALAFLRAAAERGTDHEFEYRMLAHDGRVVWVRDLVRAVPAPGGGAPVLRGVMVDVTALKRADASLAASEERFRTLAGSLEDVVFTLDRDLRHVGVFGRWPQRYGLTPAHFLGRPISQHFGPDASGVHEDAARRALRGEAAVYDWETRLGGRAVHFQTRMSPLTDASGAVVGVVGVGRDVTEQRLAERAVRESEERFRAVFRTSAVGIVLSGFDGRIERANPAFGAIVGREPAELARMPWIRLTHPDDVEPNLAYVREMERGLRDTFQLEKRYLRADGTAVWGRLSASAVRDAEGRPQHMVAMIEDVTEARRAREALEESQRFLRSTLDALASQIAILDERGVILEVNDAWRRFGESDGGTAPLEAGADYLAACGAETAAGIRGVLRGERDEFRTQYECGGPEGRRWFMMRVTHFAGPGPMRLVVSHIEVSERRRAEAALRESEERFRALVENLTDVISVMAPDGTLLSVSGSAVRTLGYDPADLEGRNAFDLVHPDDLETTRRVVAEAMADPGAAHGMEYRLCHAAGEWRVLESVITSLLDNPAVGGVVINSRDVTERNEAEAARRESEERFRSFFDHSIDAVLLTLATGPVVQANPAALRLFGYTEEEMLRTDRLQLTDPADPRVAEGMAHRQRTGSFRGEITLRRRDGSVFPGEIATAEFLGHDGVPNVSIVVRDATERNRAEAAARRMAAIVEASTDAIFGEALDGTVTSWNAGAERIYGWTAAEIVGTSIDCVVPPELRDESDSLRARAVAGERIVEHETVRLRRDGRRLRISLTVSPLVDERGVVAGIAAVARDVTGERQLQEQLRQAQKMEAVGRLAGGVAHDFNNLLTAISGNAEMLLMDMAPEDPLRADVEEIRAAGRRAAALTRQLLAFSRRQVLQPQVLDLNRHVAEMERLLTRLIGEDVRLRTRLDPSLAAVRADPGQLEQVVMNLVVNARDAMPGGGTLELATANLAIGEAPPPGIPYYVRGGEFVRLTVSDTGTGMDETTLSHLFEPFFTTKPQGRGTGLGLSTVYGIIKQSDGYVWAESRPGGGTVFTILLPRANEDAAPAVPAPARVQLRGTGTVLLVEDDPAVRGMIHRVLDRSGYVVIEADDGEQALRLAAAHHGPIDLMLTDVVMPGMSGRELARHLAPLRPETRVLYASGYTDDAIAHHGVLEAGMNLIEKPFSPDALIRRVQELIGGGE